From Solanum stenotomum isolate F172 chromosome 2, ASM1918654v1, whole genome shotgun sequence:
NNNNNNNNNNNNNNNNNNNNNNNNNNNNNNNNNNNNNNNNNNNNNNNNNNNNNNNNNNNNNNNNNNNNNNNNNNNNNNNNNNNNNNNNNNNNNNNNNNNNNNNNNNNNNNNNNNNNNNNNNNNNNNNNNNNNNNNNNNNNNNNNNNNNNNNNNNNNNNNNNNNNNNNNNNNNNNNNNNNNNNNNNNNNNNNNNNNNNNNNNNNNNNNNNNNNNNNNNNNNNNNNNNNNNNNNNNNNNNNNNNNNNNNNNNNNNNNNNNNNNNNNNNNNNNNNNNNNNNNNNNNNNNNNNNNNNNNNNNNNNNNNNNNNNNNNNNNNNNNNNNNNNNNNNNNNNNNNNNNNNNNNNNNNNNNNNNNNNNNNNNNNNNNNNNNNNNNNNNNNNNNNNNNNNNNNNNNNNNNNNNNNNNNNNNNNNNNNNNNNNNNNNNNNNNNNNNNNNNNNNNNNNNNNNNNNNNNNNNNNNNNNNNNNNNNNNNNNNNNNNNNNNNNNNNNNNNNNNNNNNNNNNNNNNNNNNNNNNNNNNNNNNNNNNNNNNNNNNNNNNNNNNNNNNNNNNNNNNNNNNNNNNNNNNNNNNNNNNNNNNNNNNNNNNNNNNNNNNNNNNNNNNNNNNNNNNNNNNNNNNNNNNNNNNNNNNNNNNNNNNNNNNNNNNNNNNNNNNNNNNNNNNNNNNNNNNNNNNNNNNNNNNNNNNNNNNNNNNNNNNNNNNNNNNNNNNNNNNNNNNNNNNNNNNNNNNNNNNNNNNNNNNNNNNNNNNNNNNNNNNNNNNNNNNNNNNNNNNNNNNNNNNNNNNNNNNNNNNNNNNNNNNNNNNNNNNNNNNNNNNNNNNNNNNNNNNNNNNNNNNNNNNNNNNNNNNNNNNNNNNNNNNNNNNNNNNNNNNNNNNNNNNNNNNNNNNNNNNNNNNNNNNNNNNNNNNNNNNNNNNNNNNNNNNNNNNNNNNNNNNNNNNNNNNNNNNNNNNNNNNNNNNNNNNNNNNNNNNNNNNNNNNNNNNNNNNNNNNNNNNNNNNNNNNNNNNNNNNNNNNNNNNNNNNNNNNNNNNNNNNNNNNNNNNNNNNNNNNNNNNNNNNNNNNNNNNNNNNNNNNNNNNNNNNNNNNNNNNNNNNNNNNNNNNNNNNNNNNNNNNNNNNNNNNNNNNNNNNNNNNNNNNNNNNNNNNNNNNNNNNNNNNNNNNNNNNNNNNNNNNNNNNNNNNNNNNNNNNNNNNNNNNNNNNNNNNNNNNNNNNNNNNNNNNNNNNNNNNNNNNNNNNNNNNNNNNNNNNNNNNNNNNNNNNNNNccttttttctcttcttcttcaacctcagaccccacccccacccccatcCTCTCCAGCCCCtactccttttcttcttcttcttcttctttttcaacctCAGCCCTCATCCACCCCCACCTTCCCCCGTCCCtactcctttttcttcttcttttttgacgTACACATTATCactataaaataatcaaataaaaaattgaaaacagtttttgcaagaaaatatatcaTTCACCATTTATATAGACTTAATTCTTTAAGATCTACTACTTGAATTTAtgtataaacatatttttttccaatttgaaGTTTTCTTGATATCTCcttttatcaaatcaaaataaatagaacCCTAAAACATGTGCAAGAACTAATTATAATCTATCACATTTTGTGATTGAGGAAATTTTTGAGTGTGGACTATGATGAAAGATGAAAATGGTTGTTTTTATATTTGGGATGAAAATGGTAGAAGGTGGTAAGGGGTGAAATGAGTacagtgagaaaaaaaaattgtattttttaaatatttaatttctgaTGTGtcattagaaaattaattataataatgatgtctcattaaaaaattatgtcgTATTTCATTTGTAAAATGAGTGTACTACATGCACACCCCTCAAATAAGAAAGGGGTCTAAAATATTGGTTTGAATGAGCTTAAGAGTTCAGTTGGCAAAGTCGTAATATAGGGATCCAACTTACAAATCAAGTGGGCCTCTCAGGTCGTTCCGCCATaataaattgaagaaattaatagCCAATAAAGGAAGTTAGTAATGGTCATTTCAACATGGACCCCTACATtgaatattttgatgtttcataggATACAACtcagaagaaaaataaagagtaaagCTTATAATTTCCTTGTGCTATTCTATGTTCCATAGAGCCTTATATTGCAAGTTAGGAGTAACCCTATAAATTTGAGGCTAGGCATAAAGATGTTTAAATCAAACTGAAagtcaaatcaaatcaataaaagaatCCAACTAACCATGGTTTGATCTGATTCGAttgtgacatatatatgtcAAGAAAGATTGTGATTTTctcattgatatatatatatatatatatatattgaattaataTAGTGCATCCGTTTTTATATACTTCAATAATGCTTAATTTAATGgatcttcttctcctttttggatTAGGAAGAAATCTTTATAAGTACGGATTCTTTTAACCTagaaaaaaacaatcaattttCTATATAATACTTGCCACCCAAATACTGAGAGAGTTCAAAGGTATCTACTCAGGCTTCTTCGATAGATAATTCTTGAGTTTATGTGTTCTAGtataaacatatattggttatctattattcatttaAGTCGTATGATTTTGGTATGCTCTCGTTGcgcatatagttttccaacgGTATACACTTGTTTGGCAAAGAAGATTTTTAGGGGAGTAATTTTAACATGAATAACTAATCTAGACTCGTAAAAGATAAGGGCCAGTGGGGGAACTTGGGAAAGTCGGGAATTGATCGAGTGTCTTCATTCAAGCGAGGGTACATGAGAAGAAGAACGAAATGAAGTGAGAGGCCTGGGGCAAGGAATTAAAATAGTTGAATCGATGGGCTCTACAATCGGGAAAAGCTAGCAAAATGAAATCAAGATTTGATCGAAAAAGAAGCAAGACTGACACCACAACTGATCACCatcaataaagaagaaaattaaaatacggttacataaaaataaatatacctCATTATTTATAATTGTATTGTCATCATATTTCAATTATCATGgtaaaatatcataataaatttataactaAACTAAAACCTACTTATacacaatttaattaataccGCCACCATGTGATATAGATATGTggtgaataatatttttcattgatTAGCTTCTTGCATTAATTAAAAGGTGCAAGTTTTATACTTTTTCTTACCACTTGCCTTTCGCAACTCATTGATATTACTAGGAAAAGACAATATGGGCTTAAAAGGTAAGTTGATTGTTTCATTGGAAGTGAACTGTGGAGGACATTCGGTTCATGATATTTTCCACACTAAAAGTCATCATCTACCCAACATAAGCCCTAGTAGAATCAAGCATTTTGAGATTCATGAAGGTGATAAAGGGAAAATTGGTTCGGTTGCTAGCTGGAAATATTACGAAGGTAACACACATTTCTCTCCTCTCTTTCTTGCAATATTTATCGCATCAATTTTCCACATTTAGGTGTATTTCATATTTCGAAAGTAATTCTCCGatccaagaaaaatattttccatgaaaaagttagttaatggtgttaaattattactccctccgtccattttaattgtcatgttttgCTTTTCATAGAGTCAAACGATAAGAAGTttaactaacattttacgatgtattttttcatggAAAATAACTTCGGCCATCATTTTAATCTTCACGAGCATTagatcatttttattaaaatgaaaatgataaaagagggaaaataaaataaagaatttgaacATTTGAATTGGGGGAGTACCATCTAttatattttctgatatttaATGAATAGATGGAAAAGAAATGTTTGCTAAGACTGTGATTGAAGCCATCGATCCTCAGAAGAATTCAATCACTTGGAATGCGATTGAAGGAAATTTGttagatttgtataattccTTCAATGTTATTACATCCTTTGAACATCAATGGATTACATATGCACTTGTGTATGAGAAGAAAACTGAAGATACCCCAGAACCCATTGCTTTCTTGGATTTTTTCATTGGTGTGATCAAGGATATAGAGGGTCACCTTCTTGAGAATTAAAAAATCTACGATGTTCAATGGTcctatacatacatatatctATGTGTTTATGTGTTTGTTCTTATGTGATGAGTACTTGAAAACATTGGCTAGTGCTAACTAGcgtgtaaaataaataatattatgtttaatttgaagaataatatatatatatatatatatactatgtaCGCCAGCCTCTATATATAATGTCatgtttgaagaatatatatttgtgaTTCAAGTAGCATTTTATACAGTTTTATTTTTACTCTAAGAACTCTGATATTCCATTAATTATTAGCTAAGGCTCTAATACGCATCATTAGATAAGTACTCTACACAAACGATATTTTGTGTCCTGTTTTCTTGATTCAAGTGAAAgctaattcaaaatttaaagtttacgAGTTCCTTTTGAGATCCCAAAGTAGGTGTAACAACTGAAGTTACGGCACAGTAATGATATGTATTATAATTATTGAGaacacaaaatacaatttagaAATGGAAATATCAAGCAAGTAACAACTAATGATCCTTAAAACGAAACAGAGAATGTTAATCGAGGGGAAGACAAATCCAAAGATTGATAGAAGGGGATGAGAAGCTCTAACTAAGAACAGAGATAAGAAGAATCAGACTCTTTTTCTTAAGAATTTGCATAATTTCGAAATCACATATCACTACCATTTTTTATGGAACTGTTCTCACGCCCACTACTCAATTCGGTTTCCAAATTAACCTGGCCCTATTGCTCGTTCTCAGCCCAATAACTCTTGTTAGTCCAATAACTATTTGTGTGACCTTGGTATTCATATTGGAGTGAACTTGGTTCATAACAGTAATATAGGACAATAACTAGGTACATGGAGGGAGACTTTTCTATGTGCTTGAATATGTTACACAAGGAAATTTATTGTCAGATTAAATTAGGAGGTTATTGTTGAGAAGATGAACTAACACACAATTAATTTTCCTATTAAAGCCTAAtactctaatttttattttccacGACCACAAAGATATAAACTTGTTTGAAGTGAAACATAAAGCATATTAGCATAATCAACCAAAACATAAATTACTAGTCTTGAAGCATTTATCACCTTTCAACAATGGCTTATAATCACAACAACCCAtcttttttacttgttattaTTTGTCACTTtgtttttaacaaacaactacaTAAATCTAGCAGACGCGCGCCATCTTCTTGAAGTAATTTTGCCTGAGTTTCCTAAGCCTAAATTGCCACATTTACCTGAAATCCCAACTTTGCCTATGCTTGAATTCCGTGAAATTCCAAAACCCGAGCTACCAACTCTATCAAGGCATGCATTGCTACATTTACCTGAAATCTCAGCTTTGCCTAAGCCCAAACTATTTCCTGAAATCCCAAAACCCAAGCTACCAACTCTATCAAGGACTGCATTGCCACATTTACCTGAAATCCCAGCTTTGCCTAAGCCCAAATTATTTCCTGAAATCACAAAACCCGAGCTACCAACTCTATCAAGGCCCGAATTGCCACATTTACTTGAAATCCCAACTTTGCCTAAGCCCGAATTTCCAAAGATCCCTAAACCTGAGCTACCAACTCTATCAAGTCCCGAATTGCCACATTTACCTGAAATCCCAACTTTGCCTAAGCCTGAATTTCCAGAAATCCCAAAACCCGAGCTACCAACTATGTCAAGGCCCGAATTGCCACTTTTACCTGAAATCCCAACTTTGCCTAATTAAGCCCAAATTTCCTGAAATCCCAAAACCCGAGCTACCAACTCTACCAAAGCCCGAATTTCCCAAAATCCCAACATTACCAAAGTCTGAACTTCCACCATTGCCAAAACTTGAGATGTCTGTCATTCCTAAACCTGAATCGCCAACTTTGCCAAAGTCAGAAATCCCTCAAGTGCCTAAAAAGCCTTGAGCGGGAGGCGTATAAAATCCTCTTTGCTTCATTGAAGCAACAATATTGTTAAAATGTTAAGACTTAATTATGTTATGTGATCATatgtatgttttttctttattgtgCTAGAATCATTTGCAGCTTCCCTTTATATAATTGTTCTATATATCATcagttatttgtatttcttCTGGTGTtacatgtatattttttttatacactAAATCTTGAATCATTTTGTTAGACTTTAGgcacatttacaaagagtgtgaATTGTCTCTAAAGAAtatatttagtggcaattaagctattaccgttaattaattgtcataaaagactttttttggtgtaatgtttttttttctttctttggaattggaaggattttatttattaaatagtaGGTTCATCCATACAAAAAGGAACTGATCTAAATGATATAGTTCCATTTGCATCTCCTTCAAGAGCTTTTAGTGTAAAGGAAGGAGATGCTTCAAAAAGAAACAACCTGTTCATAGGCATATTTGGATCCATAGTCTTCCTTCCATATTCCGCTAATATGTCTGCTACTGAATTAGCCTCCCTCATTATATGCTTCATTGTTGATCCTCCCATCAGTAGGAGCATTGACCTGCAATCCAAATAAATGTGTGAGTGTATTGGTTTAGCACTTTCTAAGGTGTTAAGTAATACATGAGAGTCGGTTTCCACGAGCAAATGATTAATGTTTATTTTCGGTGCTAGTTTCAAACCATGGAGCAAAGCTAGTAGTTCCGCATGATGGGCACTTTGCAAGAAAATCCTACAATCCAACTGCCTAGATGGTCCCTTATAACTCCACCGGTTCCACCCATCAACTGCCTGAAATTTATCTTATGTTAGAAATTTCCCGATCATTTGGTGAAATGTGATACTCgcattaaagatttttttttggtgtaatgTGGAGTATTAGTGatctatatatgaaaaaaaaaaggattatttTAAATCCAACTCCAAAGATAATAGACTATTTCTAGTCTTTTCTCATTCAAAGTACATATATTCAAACTTGTACACTAGCTAGGGATGACAATGGGTCAGGGCGGGTGGGTTGCGGGGCGGGTTGAAGcggatttttttaaaactaatgcGAGGTGGGGCGGGTTGCGGGTATATTATGTtggttcaaatttatttttaactttttacatgttataagagtgataaaacattatttattaagataatttctttaaagctgctaaaatattcaagatagtaaatgaaatgattcaataaaaaataatacaatttcttacatgtttttcaattgacctctaaaaaataaatttttaagtcattatccTATTAAagtaatacaacttaatgaaaaaatgaatttatttttatgaattatatttttagtgtcaaacttgtcacgccccgagcctacaccctggacgtggccggcactcgaagaccattgttggccccaagcaaacccttggcctcgctttcttaactcagcggaaacctaactcaacagaataactccatgcaatgcaaggacataaaacaacttaactgataacaTCTGGCctaaaaggcaactcgagtcccaaaatagaatatttacatatatacatagatgagagactctaaactaactaactgactgactgcctatgaagcctctataacactgagatggatgttgggacagaccccgcactatcctaataaaacaaaactaagagaacaaaaataaccgagtcctccggaatgcaaagaggctcaccactgactctggagtgctcagctggatcaacggcgtgctggatgctggtcctgggtacctgtgtctacatcgccataagatgcaggccaactggcatctgtacattgaatgtacgagtatgcgagttggaaaactaagcaatttaggctagaaggaaatctggaagaaacggaaaagcttacctggctcaactcaactcaacctgactgacttctttcaatataaggcaatttaaaacaagtgcgatataaagaaaggcTGTTTAAatcatgctataaactctgtgtgtatacaaagattcAATAAActtgagatgtatat
This genomic window contains:
- the LOC125857239 gene encoding kirola-like, which gives rise to MGLKGKLIVSLEVNCGGHSVHDIFHTKSHHLPNISPSRIKHFEIHEGDKGKIGSVASWKYYEDGKEMFAKTVIEAIDPQKNSITWNAIEGNLLDLYNSFNVITSFEHQWITYALVYEKKTEDTPEPIAFLDFFIGVIKDIEGHLLEN